A genome region from Camarhynchus parvulus chromosome 15, STF_HiC, whole genome shotgun sequence includes the following:
- the HORMAD2 gene encoding HORMA domain-containing protein 2 — MAAQQLLKQKKKPSKEAVLFPESITTEQQSLVLVKRLLAISVSCITYMRGLFPESSYGTRYLDDLCLKILREDKSCLGSLQIVKWIQGCFDALEKQYLHVAVLAIYTNPETVTEMYQFKFKYKNKVPQMDISSNHREFVAGLCSKDVKHASRLLLRTLYLLMQDLGPLPNDITLSMKLLYYNHVTPKDYQPPGFKEDDSPGDLLFAGDPINLKVGSVSTDFHLMKVRVTTEKKRVKKADSNLIQKNGPTEISHQGLDCEEDEEEEECTKNHPCPVRADSNEHEGDRSDTHPGRKTEASSLCLEDKGKCPKRGIKETDRMPCSRACQEINLLNLAFSQEEVIGPEKKRKVSEPEKLPLNGRRLCSF; from the exons ATGGCTGCTCAGCAGCTActcaagcaaaagaaaaagccctctaag GAGGCAGTGCTGTTCCCTGAGAGCatcaccacagagcagcagtccCTGGTGCTGGTGAAAAGGCTCCTGGCCATCTCTGTGTCCTGCATAACCTACATGAGGGGGCTGTTCCCAGAGAGCTCCTATGGCACTCGTTATCTGGATG ACCTCTGTCTAAAAATTCTCCGAGAAGATAAAAGCTGTCTGGGATCATTGCAGATAGTCAAGTG gATTCAAGGTTGTTTTGATGCTTTGGAGAAGCAGTAT CTACACGTGGCTGTCCTTGCA ATTTACACCAATCCCGAG ACAGTCACTGAAATGTATCAATTCAAATTCAAGTACAAAAACAAGGTGCCCCAGATGGACATCAGCAG CAACCACAGGGAGTttgtggctgggctgtgcagcaaGGATGTCAAACATGCCAGCAGGCTCCTGCTCAGGACCCTGTACCTGCTCATGCAGGACCTGGGGCCACTGCCCAATGACATCACCCTGAGCATGAAACTCCTCTACTACAACCATG tCACTCCCAAGGATTACCAGCCCCCTGGCTTCAAGGAAGATGACAGCCCTGGTGACCTCTTGTTTGCTGGGGATCCCATCAACCTGAAAGTGGGCTCAGTCTCCACTGATTTCCACCTCATGAAAGTCAGAGTAACAACTGAGAAGAAGAGGGTGAAGAAGGCTGACAGCAACCTGATCCAGAAGAATGGCCCTACTGAGATCTCCCACCAAGGGCTGGACtgtgaggaagatgaggaggaggaggagtgcaCAAAG AATCACCCTTGCCCTGTCAGAGCAGATTCAAATGAGCATGAAGGGGACAGAAGTGACACCCATCcaggcagaaaaacagaagcatcTTCTTTATGCCTTGAAGATAAAGGTAAATGCCCA AAGAGAGGAATCAAGGAGACAGACAGGATGCCTTGCTCAAGGGCGTGTCAGGAG ATAAACCTCCTGAACCTTGCCTTCAGCCAGGAAGAGGTAATAGGAcctgagaagaaaaggaaggtcaGTGAACCAGAGAAGCTGCCTCTGAATGGCAGGAGATTATGTTCGTTCTGA